The Xanthomonas indica genome has a segment encoding these proteins:
- a CDS encoding MFS transporter, producing the protein MSAHSQFALLRQRRFLPFFVVQALGAFNDNVYRQAIIGLLFYLGVTPEQRTLYTNLAPALFILPYFLFSSLAGQIAEKLEKSRLVVITTTMEIGIMSLAAVGFLTENMAVLLVALFCTGLQSTLFGPVKYSILPSVLKPEELTGGNGLVEMGTSISILCGMILGGLIFQIAGDHGPVAAATAVVALAVTGNLVARCIPRVDAGAPELKINWNPLPESLAIMRLTRRQLAVRNAVLGVSWFWFVGTVLTAQLPTYAELNLGGAQDLYIFALALFSIGTGTGSLLCEKLSGRTVEIGLVPLGAFGISAFMLDLYFARPGAALQTGLGIGQFVHQAGSWRIMLDLVGIGLCTGLFVVPLFALIQSRTPKAELSRVIGGLNIQNSLFIVLAAMIGIALQMQQLQLFGTRIPMPGLSIPQVFLALAIANAMVAIWIFSIVPEFLMRFLSWVMVRTLYRLRLHGVERHVPEEGAALIVCNHVSYMDALVLAAAIPRPVRFVMYYRIFNIPVMRWIFRTAKAIPIAGAREDPELMQRAFDAIDAALAEGELVCIFPEGALTKDGEIAAFKSGVEKILARRAVPVVPMALRNMWTSMWSKRDSRLRRMRVPRRFRAHVEVIADAPVAGAQATAETLEAHVRRLRGDAA; encoded by the coding sequence ATGTCCGCCCACAGCCAGTTCGCCCTGCTGCGGCAACGCCGCTTTCTGCCGTTCTTCGTGGTCCAGGCGCTGGGCGCCTTCAACGACAACGTGTACCGGCAGGCGATCATCGGCCTGCTGTTCTATCTGGGCGTGACGCCGGAGCAGCGCACGCTGTACACCAACCTGGCACCGGCGCTGTTCATCCTGCCGTACTTCCTGTTCTCCTCGCTGGCCGGGCAGATCGCCGAGAAGCTGGAGAAATCGCGGCTGGTGGTCATCACCACCACGATGGAGATCGGCATCATGTCGCTGGCCGCGGTCGGCTTCCTGACCGAGAACATGGCGGTGCTGCTGGTGGCGCTGTTCTGCACCGGCCTGCAATCGACCCTGTTCGGGCCGGTGAAGTATTCGATCCTGCCGTCGGTGCTCAAGCCGGAGGAACTGACCGGCGGCAACGGCCTGGTCGAGATGGGCACCTCGATCTCGATCCTGTGCGGCATGATCCTGGGCGGGCTGATCTTCCAGATCGCCGGCGACCACGGGCCGGTGGCCGCGGCCACCGCGGTGGTGGCGCTGGCGGTCACCGGCAATCTGGTGGCGCGCTGCATCCCCAGGGTCGACGCCGGCGCGCCCGAGCTGAAGATCAACTGGAACCCGCTGCCGGAATCGCTGGCGATCATGCGCCTGACCCGGCGCCAGCTGGCGGTGCGCAACGCCGTGCTCGGCGTGTCCTGGTTCTGGTTCGTCGGCACCGTGCTCACCGCGCAGTTGCCGACCTACGCCGAACTCAACCTGGGCGGCGCGCAGGACCTGTACATCTTCGCCCTGGCGCTGTTCTCGATCGGCACCGGCACCGGCTCGCTGCTGTGCGAGAAGCTGTCCGGGCGCACCGTGGAAATCGGCCTGGTGCCGCTGGGCGCGTTCGGCATCAGCGCCTTCATGCTCGACCTGTATTTCGCCCGGCCCGGCGCCGCGCTGCAGACCGGCCTGGGCATCGGCCAGTTCGTGCACCAGGCCGGCAGCTGGCGGATCATGCTCGACCTGGTCGGCATCGGCCTGTGCACCGGCCTGTTCGTGGTGCCGCTGTTCGCGCTGATCCAGAGCCGCACGCCGAAGGCGGAGCTGTCGCGCGTCATCGGCGGGCTCAACATCCAGAACTCGCTGTTCATCGTGCTGGCGGCGATGATCGGCATCGCCCTGCAGATGCAGCAGCTGCAGCTGTTCGGCACGCGCATCCCGATGCCCGGGCTGAGCATCCCGCAGGTGTTCCTGGCGCTGGCCATCGCCAACGCGATGGTGGCGATCTGGATCTTCAGCATCGTCCCCGAATTCCTGATGCGCTTCCTCAGCTGGGTGATGGTGCGCACGCTGTACCGGCTGCGCCTGCACGGTGTCGAACGTCACGTGCCCGAGGAAGGGGCCGCGCTGATCGTGTGCAACCACGTCAGCTACATGGACGCACTGGTGCTGGCGGCGGCGATCCCGCGGCCGGTGCGCTTCGTCATGTACTACCGCATCTTCAACATTCCGGTGATGCGCTGGATCTTCCGCACCGCCAAGGCGATCCCGATCGCCGGCGCGCGCGAAGATCCCGAGCTGATGCAGCGCGCGTTCGACGCCATCGACGCCGCGCTGGCCGAAGGCGAACTGGTGTGCATCTTCCCCGAGGGCGCGCTGACCAAGGACGGCGAGATCGCCGCGTTCAAGTCCGGCGTGGAGAAGATCCTGGCGCGCCGCGCGGTGCCGGTGGTGCCGATGGCGTTGCGCAACATGTGGACCAGCATGTGGAGCAAGCGCGATTCGCGGTTGCGGCGCATGCGCGTGCCGCGGCGCTTCCGCGCGCATGTCGAGGTGATCGCCGATGCGCCGGTGGCCGGCGCGCAGGCCACCGCCGAGACCCTGGAAGCCCACGTGCGGCGGCTGCGCGGCGACGCCGCCTGA
- the nudC gene encoding NAD(+) diphosphatase has product MSDPTDSFAFAGPAIDRADTVRNDPAALRQAWEQARVLLLDADGHAHAETDGRPLIASAAALGAPAEQALFLGLDHGQAWFALAAEAVPQRAPPPQRIDLRRAAAEWPALEAGLFAYARAMLHWQARTRFCGVCGGAIALQRGGFLGVCTQCASEHYPRVDPAVIVAVSDGRRLLLGRQASWPARRYSVIAGFVEPGESLEQTVVREVAEETQVRVRPGSCRYYGAQPWPFPGALMLGFTAQAEADTPQVDGELEDARWFEREEVGAALARLAAQGDSADDGHGLRLPPRISIARALIEDWYRHGAPA; this is encoded by the coding sequence ATGTCCGATCCGACTGACTCCTTCGCCTTCGCCGGTCCCGCGATCGACCGTGCCGATACCGTGCGCAACGATCCGGCCGCGCTGCGCCAGGCCTGGGAGCAGGCACGGGTGCTGCTGCTGGACGCCGATGGCCATGCGCATGCCGAGACCGACGGACGCCCGCTGATCGCCAGCGCCGCTGCGCTGGGCGCGCCGGCGGAGCAGGCGCTCTTCCTCGGCCTGGACCACGGCCAGGCCTGGTTCGCGCTGGCCGCCGAGGCGGTGCCGCAGCGGGCGCCGCCGCCGCAGCGCATCGACCTGCGTCGCGCCGCCGCCGAGTGGCCGGCGCTGGAGGCTGGCCTGTTCGCCTACGCCCGCGCGATGCTGCACTGGCAGGCGCGCACCCGCTTCTGCGGCGTGTGCGGCGGTGCCATCGCGCTGCAGCGCGGCGGCTTCCTCGGCGTCTGCACGCAGTGCGCCAGCGAACACTACCCCCGGGTGGATCCGGCGGTGATCGTGGCGGTCAGCGATGGCCGGCGCCTGCTGCTGGGGCGCCAGGCGAGCTGGCCGGCGCGGCGCTACTCGGTGATCGCCGGCTTCGTCGAGCCGGGCGAATCGCTGGAGCAGACGGTGGTGCGCGAGGTGGCCGAGGAGACCCAGGTGCGGGTGCGGCCCGGCAGTTGCCGCTACTACGGTGCGCAGCCGTGGCCGTTTCCGGGCGCGCTGATGCTCGGCTTCACCGCGCAGGCGGAGGCGGACACGCCGCAGGTGGACGGCGAGCTGGAAGACGCGCGCTGGTTCGAGCGCGAAGAGGTCGGCGCCGCGCTGGCGCGCCTGGCGGCGCAAGGCGACAGCGCCGACGACGGCCACGGCCTGCGCCTGCCGCCGCGCATTTCCATCGCCCGTGCGCTGATCGAGGACTGGTACCGGCACGGCGCGCCGGCCTGA
- a CDS encoding DUF2752 domain-containing protein: protein MRAWQQRACLGAAAALAAGGATLLYRFDPNAANNPFAPCMFHALTGYYCPGCGMTRALHALVHLDPVGAFAMNPGAMLGLALLPGLIAWKAGWRAAWFAPVINVVSRPNFWLVALPGYWIARNLPWFPFTLLAPH from the coding sequence ATGCGCGCCTGGCAACAACGGGCGTGCCTGGGCGCCGCCGCCGCACTCGCGGCCGGCGGCGCCACGTTGTTGTACCGCTTCGACCCCAATGCCGCGAACAACCCGTTCGCGCCGTGCATGTTCCATGCGCTCACCGGCTACTACTGCCCGGGCTGCGGCATGACCCGCGCCCTGCATGCGCTGGTGCACCTGGACCCGGTCGGGGCGTTTGCGATGAATCCCGGCGCGATGCTCGGCCTGGCGCTGCTGCCCGGCCTGATCGCCTGGAAGGCCGGCTGGCGTGCGGCCTGGTTCGCGCCAGTGATCAACGTGGTCTCGCGCCCGAACTTCTGGCTGGTCGCGCTGCCCGGCTACTGGATCGCACGCAACCTGCCGTGGTTCCCCTTCACCCTGCTGGCGCCGCACTAG
- the yccS gene encoding YccS family putative transporter, which yields MPSPSIETRLSRLWAHEKASYGLRVFIALAVAMGVCWHQQQLEAVPAIFLGTIASAIAETDDNWLGRIKSVLLSLLCFAAAAAAVVLLFPYPWPFAAGLALSTFALTLLGALGERYASIAQATVALAIYAMIGLDHGNQNGHVGGNAWHGVALLLLGASWYGVLSVLWTVLFANRPVRERLSRLYLELGRYLRLKAALFEPVRQSDLHTRRLALAEQNARVVAALNAAKTAIISRFGRSGRPGVQSGLYFRLYYMAQDFHERASSSHYPYEALTDAFFHSDVLYRCQRLLALQGKACAALGEAIRLRQPFDYGEQTQQATTDLRQSLDFLHARADPRQARLLGSLELLVTNLHSIERRLAEAAQSDTTSDTLDTRLRDSSPHTLREMLRRLGQQLTPGSVLFRHGLRMAIALVVGYAIMQSIHASNGYWILLTTAFVCRPNYGATRLRLAQRIAGTLIGLGAAWALMQLFPGTELQLLFALLGTLVFFVTRTDRYMLATAAITVMALFCFNLIGDGFMLIWPRLLDTLIGCAIAAAASFLILPDWQGRRLNQVLATVLSSSARYLAQVLEQYRSGMRDDLPYRIARRDMHNADAALSVALSNMLREPGRYRRNLDAGFRFLALSNTLLGYLSALGAHRAALAGETDPDIARAGDYLPQALGALADALSERRALPAADESAEIALAEALEREEGIDEAKRRLVRNQLALTLRLLPKLRAAAQAVSAAPVPPAPTLAAPAAR from the coding sequence GTGCCGAGCCCCTCGATCGAAACCCGCCTGAGCCGCCTGTGGGCCCATGAAAAGGCCAGCTACGGGCTGCGCGTGTTCATCGCGCTGGCGGTGGCGATGGGCGTGTGCTGGCATCAACAGCAACTGGAGGCGGTGCCGGCGATCTTCCTGGGCACCATCGCCAGTGCCATCGCCGAGACCGACGACAACTGGCTGGGCCGGATCAAGTCGGTGCTGCTGTCGCTGCTGTGCTTTGCCGCCGCCGCGGCCGCGGTGGTGCTGCTGTTCCCGTATCCGTGGCCGTTCGCGGCCGGCCTGGCGCTGTCCACCTTCGCCCTGACCCTGCTCGGCGCGCTCGGCGAACGCTACGCCTCGATCGCCCAGGCCACGGTGGCGCTGGCGATCTACGCGATGATCGGCCTGGACCACGGCAACCAGAACGGCCATGTCGGCGGCAACGCCTGGCACGGCGTGGCCTTGTTGCTGCTCGGCGCCAGCTGGTATGGCGTGCTGTCGGTGCTGTGGACGGTGCTGTTCGCCAACCGGCCGGTGCGCGAACGGCTGTCGCGGCTGTACCTGGAGCTGGGCCGCTACCTGCGGCTCAAGGCGGCCCTGTTCGAGCCGGTGCGGCAGAGCGACCTGCATACGCGGCGGCTGGCGCTGGCCGAGCAGAACGCGCGGGTGGTGGCGGCGCTGAACGCGGCCAAGACCGCGATCATCAGCCGCTTCGGCCGCTCCGGCCGGCCCGGCGTGCAGTCGGGCCTGTACTTCCGCCTGTACTACATGGCGCAGGATTTCCACGAGCGCGCCAGTTCCTCGCACTACCCGTACGAGGCGCTGACCGACGCGTTCTTCCACAGCGACGTGCTGTACCGCTGCCAGCGCCTGCTGGCCCTGCAGGGCAAGGCCTGCGCGGCGCTGGGCGAGGCGATCCGGCTGCGCCAGCCGTTCGACTACGGCGAGCAGACCCAGCAGGCCACCACCGACCTGCGGCAGTCGCTGGATTTCCTGCACGCGCGCGCCGATCCACGGCAGGCGCGGCTGCTCGGTTCGCTGGAACTGCTGGTCACCAACCTGCACAGCATCGAGCGGCGCCTGGCCGAGGCCGCGCAATCGGACACCACCAGCGACACTCTCGACACCCGCCTGCGCGACTCCTCGCCGCACACCCTGCGCGAGATGCTGCGGCGCCTCGGCCAGCAGCTCACGCCCGGCTCGGTGCTGTTCCGGCATGGCCTGCGCATGGCCATCGCGCTGGTGGTGGGCTACGCCATCATGCAGTCGATCCACGCCAGCAACGGCTACTGGATCCTGCTGACCACCGCCTTCGTGTGCCGGCCCAACTACGGCGCCACCCGCCTGCGCCTGGCCCAGCGCATCGCCGGCACCCTGATCGGCCTGGGCGCGGCCTGGGCGCTGATGCAGCTGTTCCCCGGCACCGAGCTGCAGTTGCTGTTCGCATTGCTCGGCACCCTGGTGTTCTTCGTCACCCGCACCGACCGCTACATGCTCGCCACGGCGGCGATCACGGTGATGGCGCTGTTCTGCTTCAACCTGATCGGCGACGGCTTCATGCTGATCTGGCCGCGCCTGCTCGACACCCTGATCGGCTGCGCGATCGCCGCCGCCGCCTCGTTCCTGATCCTGCCGGACTGGCAGGGTCGGCGCCTCAACCAGGTGCTGGCGACGGTGCTGTCCAGCAGCGCGCGCTACCTGGCGCAGGTGCTGGAGCAATACCGCAGCGGCATGCGCGACGACCTGCCCTACCGCATCGCCCGCCGCGACATGCACAACGCCGACGCCGCGCTGTCGGTGGCGCTGTCGAACATGTTGCGCGAGCCCGGGCGCTACCGCCGCAACCTGGACGCCGGCTTCCGCTTCCTGGCCCTGTCCAACACCTTGCTCGGCTATCTGTCGGCGCTGGGCGCGCACCGCGCCGCGCTGGCCGGCGAGACCGATCCGGACATCGCCCGCGCCGGCGACTACCTGCCGCAGGCGCTGGGCGCGTTGGCCGACGCACTGAGCGAGCGACGCGCGCTGCCGGCTGCCGACGAATCCGCCGAGATCGCGCTGGCCGAGGCGCTGGAGCGCGAGGAGGGCATCGACGAGGCCAAGCGCCGGCTGGTGCGCAACCAGCTCGCCCTGACCCTGCGCCTGCTGCCCAAGCTGCGCGCCGCCGCGCAGGCCGTCAGCGCCGCGCCGGTGCCGCCGGCGCCGACGCTGGCTGCGCCGGCCGCACGCTGA
- a CDS encoding CD225/dispanin family protein, whose product MNQVVPPPAPNATGVYVPNNLVWAILSTLFCCLPLGIVSIVYASQVDGRRAAGDIAGAREASRKAGLWAMWSAFALPILMALWFLLFGGLAFLGSLTSH is encoded by the coding sequence GTGAATCAGGTCGTACCACCACCAGCGCCCAACGCGACGGGCGTCTATGTGCCCAACAATCTCGTCTGGGCCATCCTCTCCACGCTGTTTTGCTGCCTGCCGCTGGGCATCGTCTCCATCGTCTACGCCTCGCAGGTGGATGGCCGCCGCGCCGCTGGCGACATCGCCGGCGCACGCGAGGCCTCGCGCAAGGCCGGCCTGTGGGCGATGTGGTCCGCGTTCGCGCTGCCGATCCTGATGGCGTTGTGGTTCCTGCTGTTCGGCGGCCTGGCCTTCCTCGGCAGCCTGACCAGCCACTGA
- a CDS encoding CD225/dispanin family protein yields the protein MSTVSPVAPPPPPASGVPGPVPNHLAWAIISTVLGFCLCCPALITGIVAIVFSSKVNGLLNQGDLEGARRASNTAKTWCWVTTALAIIGLLINVVMLATGGMQSYMDYMQQIQHAS from the coding sequence ATGAGTACCGTCAGCCCCGTCGCGCCCCCGCCGCCTCCCGCCTCCGGCGTCCCCGGTCCGGTCCCCAATCACCTGGCCTGGGCGATCATCTCGACGGTGCTCGGTTTCTGCCTGTGCTGCCCGGCGCTGATCACCGGCATCGTCGCCATCGTGTTCTCCAGCAAGGTCAACGGCCTGCTCAACCAGGGCGACCTGGAGGGCGCGCGCCGCGCCTCCAACACTGCCAAGACCTGGTGCTGGGTGACCACCGCGCTGGCCATCATCGGCCTGCTGATCAACGTGGTCATGCTCGCCACCGGCGGCATGCAGAGCTACATGGACTACATGCAGCAGATCCAGCACGCGAGCTGA
- a CDS encoding DUF2752 domain-containing protein: MSLPRLQSLPRWLPLAALSGAAVVATVVLRRVDPNVPGNPLPGCPFRALTGLYCPGCGSTRCLHALVHLDLAHAWTSNPLLVVALPLLAIMALNAAGLRLRPLAPLLKILADPRLWLWVLLGYALLRNLPWSPFTLLAPH; this comes from the coding sequence ATGTCCCTGCCGCGCCTGCAGTCCCTGCCCCGCTGGCTGCCGCTGGCCGCATTGAGCGGCGCCGCGGTGGTCGCCACCGTGGTGTTGCGTCGGGTCGATCCCAACGTCCCCGGCAATCCGCTGCCGGGCTGCCCGTTCCGCGCCCTCACCGGCCTGTATTGCCCCGGCTGCGGCAGCACCCGCTGCCTGCACGCGCTGGTGCATCTGGACCTGGCTCACGCCTGGACCAGCAATCCCCTGCTGGTGGTGGCACTGCCGCTGCTGGCGATCATGGCGCTCAACGCCGCCGGCCTGCGCCTGCGCCCGCTGGCGCCGCTGCTGAAGATCCTCGCCGACCCGCGGCTGTGGCTGTGGGTGCTGCTCGGCTACGCGCTGCTGCGCAACCTGCCCTGGTCTCCCTTCACCCTGCTCGCGCCGCACTGA
- a CDS encoding uracil-DNA glycosylase family protein, translated as MPLSPTLRSRFRALAAQTDGIDTAVYAACGKDPLDPIIGLGRRDARLCILGRDPGRSEVEHGEPFVGSGGQLVRKALYRHLHEGAEMPDFAAGLEAGRVAFWLNTVPYKPVGNKAWSMPVKRRFHPLMRRLLLEQWRGDAILTLGRVIRSRACRAVIARACGKEKGGSGRPSTPER; from the coding sequence ATGCCCCTCTCCCCGACCCTCCGCAGCCGCTTCCGCGCGCTCGCCGCGCAGACCGACGGCATCGACACCGCGGTCTACGCCGCCTGCGGCAAGGATCCGCTCGATCCCATCATCGGCCTCGGCCGCCGCGATGCACGCCTCTGCATCCTCGGCCGCGACCCGGGCCGCAGCGAGGTGGAGCACGGCGAGCCCTTCGTCGGCAGCGGCGGCCAGCTGGTGCGCAAGGCGCTGTACCGGCACCTGCACGAGGGGGCGGAGATGCCGGATTTCGCCGCCGGGCTCGAGGCCGGCCGCGTCGCGTTCTGGCTCAACACCGTGCCGTACAAGCCGGTGGGCAACAAGGCCTGGTCCATGCCGGTGAAGCGGCGCTTCCATCCGCTGATGCGGCGCCTGCTGCTCGAGCAGTGGCGCGGCGACGCCATCCTCACCCTAGGGCGCGTCATCCGTTCCCGAGCATGCCGCGCCGTGATTGCGCGTGCCTGTGGCAAGGAAAAGGGAGGAAGTGGACGTCCGTCCACGCCCGAGCGATGA
- a CDS encoding LysR family transcriptional regulator produces the protein MLTLRQLEFAVAVAEEGSFTAAARRCHTVQSALSHQIAKIEQALGARLFERGARQVRATAAGEVFLHNARATLRAAERLHEEMAQTLGTVRGRLQIGQISSLNAVQVPAALRQFREAHSAVDVHLRTGMSDALLLDLGEGRLDVALVGVGPHVALPPQHLLLHEEPLALIAAPGNRFATRREVSLRELEDAPMAGLIPGAGVRGIIDRAFAAAGLRQRLQYEVTHADLQRQLVAEDLGLAVVPQTMATGMHGVATVALRERFRFLTYAVWRPDPTPAARAFIALLRARRDALQAAPDNPGAGRRAPRLRARRTC, from the coding sequence ATGCTGACCCTGCGCCAGCTCGAATTCGCCGTCGCCGTCGCCGAAGAAGGCAGCTTCACCGCCGCCGCGCGCCGCTGCCACACCGTGCAGTCGGCGCTGAGTCACCAGATCGCCAAGATCGAGCAGGCGCTGGGCGCGCGGCTGTTCGAGCGCGGCGCGCGGCAGGTGCGCGCCACCGCCGCCGGCGAGGTATTCCTGCACAACGCGCGCGCCACCCTGCGCGCGGCCGAGCGCCTGCACGAGGAAATGGCGCAGACCCTGGGCACGGTGCGCGGCCGCCTGCAGATCGGCCAGATCTCCTCGTTGAACGCAGTGCAGGTGCCGGCGGCGCTGCGCCAGTTCCGCGAGGCGCACAGCGCGGTGGACGTGCACCTGCGCACCGGCATGAGCGATGCGCTGCTGCTGGACCTGGGCGAAGGCCGGCTCGACGTGGCCCTGGTCGGGGTCGGCCCGCACGTGGCGCTGCCGCCGCAGCACCTGCTGCTGCACGAGGAGCCGCTGGCGTTGATCGCCGCGCCGGGCAACCGCTTCGCCACGCGGCGCGAGGTCTCGCTGCGCGAACTGGAGGACGCGCCGATGGCCGGGCTGATCCCCGGTGCCGGCGTGCGCGGCATCATCGACCGCGCCTTCGCCGCCGCCGGCCTGCGCCAGCGCCTGCAGTACGAGGTCACCCACGCCGACCTGCAGCGGCAACTGGTGGCCGAGGACCTGGGCCTGGCGGTGGTGCCGCAGACCATGGCCACCGGCATGCACGGCGTGGCCACGGTGGCGCTGCGCGAGCGCTTCCGCTTCCTCACCTACGCCGTGTGGCGGCCGGACCCGACCCCGGCCGCGCGCGCCTTCATCGCCCTGCTGCGCGCGCGACGCGACGCCCTGCAGGCCGCGCCGGACAACCCCGGAGCGGGCCGTCGCGCGCCACGCCTGCGCGCGCGGCGAACCTGCTAG
- a CDS encoding MFS transporter, which yields MDTTSHPPIRRGLVLLMAIATGLAVASNYYAQPLLEVLAQTFAIDVRRAGMVVTTAQLAYAAGLLFLVPLGDRFERRSLIVGLYALSAVGLLVSAMAHSFALLLLGTLITGLSSVAAQILVPFAATLAAPHERGRVIGTVMSGLLLGILLARTVSGLLAGIGGWHTVYWVAAALILLVSGLLWRGLPRHPGNPRLSYPHLIGSVLALLRDEPVLRARAVLGGLIFAGFSMFWTTLAFLLSGPDYRYGTATIGLFGLIGAAGAFAANLSGKLSDRGAGHWVGWGGLVMLLLSWLLLLGAPHSLWLLLAGVVLLDVAVQGVHIGNQSVIYQLDPAARNRITSAYVTCYFIGGAIGSSLGTAAYAYAGWRGVAIGGAALAVAALLWMGISVRPAQPASAPAAPARR from the coding sequence ATGGACACGACCTCACATCCGCCGATACGCCGCGGCTTGGTGCTGCTGATGGCCATCGCCACCGGCCTGGCGGTGGCCAGCAACTACTACGCACAGCCGCTGCTGGAAGTGCTGGCGCAGACCTTCGCCATCGACGTGCGCCGCGCCGGCATGGTGGTCACCACCGCGCAGCTGGCCTATGCCGCCGGCCTGCTGTTCCTGGTGCCGCTGGGCGACCGCTTCGAGCGCCGCAGCCTGATCGTCGGTCTGTATGCGCTCAGCGCGGTCGGCCTGCTGGTCAGCGCGATGGCGCACAGCTTCGCGCTGCTGCTGCTCGGCACGCTGATCACCGGGCTGAGCTCGGTGGCGGCGCAGATCCTGGTGCCGTTCGCCGCCACCCTGGCCGCGCCGCACGAGCGCGGCCGGGTCATCGGCACGGTGATGAGCGGGCTGCTGCTGGGCATCCTGCTGGCGCGCACGGTGTCCGGCCTGCTGGCCGGGATCGGCGGCTGGCACACCGTGTATTGGGTGGCCGCGGCGCTGATCCTGCTGGTGTCGGGGCTGCTGTGGCGCGGCCTGCCGCGGCACCCGGGCAACCCACGCCTGTCCTATCCGCACCTGATCGGCTCGGTACTGGCGCTGCTGCGCGACGAGCCGGTGCTGCGCGCGCGGGCGGTGCTGGGCGGGCTGATCTTCGCCGGCTTCAGCATGTTCTGGACCACACTGGCGTTCCTGCTGTCCGGCCCGGACTACCGCTACGGCACCGCGACCATCGGCCTGTTCGGGCTGATCGGCGCGGCCGGCGCGTTCGCCGCCAACCTGTCCGGCAAGCTCTCCGACCGCGGCGCCGGCCACTGGGTCGGCTGGGGCGGCCTGGTCATGCTGCTGCTGTCGTGGCTGTTGCTGCTCGGCGCGCCGCACTCGCTGTGGCTGCTGCTGGCCGGGGTGGTGCTGCTGGACGTGGCGGTGCAGGGCGTGCACATCGGCAACCAGAGCGTGATCTACCAACTGGATCCGGCCGCGCGCAACCGCATCACCTCGGCCTACGTCACCTGCTACTTCATCGGCGGTGCGATCGGATCCAGCCTCGGCACCGCGGCCTACGCCTACGCCGGCTGGCGCGGGGTAGCGATCGGCGGTGCGGCGCTGGCGGTGGCGGCGTTGCTGTGGATGGGCATCAGCGTGCGGCCGGCGCAGCCAGCGTCGGCGCCGGCGGCACCGGCGCGGCGCTGA
- a CDS encoding CD225/dispanin family protein → MNTTAPQVSNNLVWAILTTLFCCLPLGIVSIVYASQVNTKLAAGDVTGARESADKAKKWAIYSAITSVVLIVLYMIFIFALGGLGMMQQASAS, encoded by the coding sequence ATGAATACCACCGCACCGCAAGTGTCCAACAACCTCGTCTGGGCGATCCTGACCACGCTGTTCTGCTGCCTGCCGCTGGGCATCGTGTCCATCGTCTACGCCTCGCAGGTCAACACCAAGCTCGCCGCGGGCGACGTGACCGGCGCGCGCGAGTCGGCGGACAAGGCCAAGAAGTGGGCGATCTACTCGGCGATCACCTCGGTGGTGCTGATCGTGCTGTACATGATCTTCATCTTCGCCCTCGGCGGCCTGGGCATGATGCAGCAGGCCTCGGCGTCCTGA